The following are from one region of the Mycobacteroides abscessus ATCC 19977 genome:
- a CDS encoding Mercuric transporter MerT yields the protein MATKRTSPSVAGILGLVGIGVLPLLCCAGPALIAGGALGALGGVLGNPWLIGATAVLVIAAVGYALRRHRRQDCHTASTDRKSYIMTAVVATSADAPVRCPRILSQTGGNGDTLKDTDGSRPGPQAALVGPEKTVPPERVRTCR from the coding sequence ATGGCGACCAAGCGCACGAGCCCGTCCGTGGCCGGGATCCTCGGCCTGGTGGGCATCGGGGTGCTGCCGCTGCTGTGCTGCGCCGGACCGGCGCTCATCGCCGGCGGAGCGCTCGGAGCCCTTGGTGGCGTCCTGGGCAATCCGTGGCTGATCGGTGCCACCGCGGTGCTGGTGATCGCCGCCGTTGGCTACGCCCTGCGCCGCCACCGTCGCCAGGACTGCCATACGGCCTCTACCGACCGAAAAAGCTACATAATGACCGCTGTAGTTGCGACCAGCGCCGATGCGCCGGTGCGGTGTCCCAGAATCCTGTCCCAGACCGGCGGGAACGGGGACACCCTTAAAGACACAGACGGCTCCCGCCCAGGTCCGCAAGCGGCCCTGGTTGGGCCTGAGAAGACCGTGCCCCCTGAACGAGTGAGGACCTGCCGGTGA
- a CDS encoding ArsR/SmtB family transcription factor, which produces MTCRTDPRLAFLPETDTGVEMVAKFFRALGDPGRLRLLEFLVSTEHTVTECVTHLGLAQSRVSSHLACLSDCGYVQVRREGRFAHYKVADPRVADLVMLARSLAADNAAALADCVRITAAEAPQVPA; this is translated from the coding sequence GTGACCTGCCGCACCGATCCCCGGCTGGCGTTCCTGCCCGAAACCGACACCGGGGTGGAGATGGTGGCCAAGTTCTTCCGCGCGCTCGGTGATCCCGGCCGACTGCGGCTTCTGGAGTTCCTGGTGAGCACCGAGCACACCGTGACCGAGTGCGTCACCCATCTCGGGCTGGCGCAGAGCCGGGTTTCCAGTCACCTGGCGTGCCTGTCGGACTGCGGCTACGTCCAGGTCCGCCGAGAGGGCCGGTTCGCTCATTACAAGGTGGCCGACCCGCGGGTGGCCGATCTGGTGATGCTGGCGCGTTCGTTGGCCGCCGACAACGCCGCCGCCCTGGCCGACTGCGTACGCATCACCGCCGCCGAGGCCCCGCAGGTGCCGGCCTGA